The genomic stretch CCGGTTTATCGTTTACACGGATATTTCCCGTGACGGCATGCAGACGGGCGTGAATGTTCTTGGTCTGGAAGCTCTGTGCGCCAAAACCTCTATTCCGGTCATCGCGGCCGGTGGTGTCCACACCATGGACGACATCAAGAATCTCTACCCCCTGTCCAAAAAAGGGTTGGAGGGTGCGATCTCCGGGCGTGCAATTTATGTAGGCACCCTTGATGTCAAGGAAGCCAACGACTGGATTGACGCTCAGTAGCCATCACAATCATAGATTACCCGAAAGTCCCGCCATCAGTTTGATGGCGGGGCTTTCTTTTATGGGGAACCAGGGAGAGGTGAGGTACTATGTAGAAATTTTGTTGTTCGTGGGTTTGCGTATTGAAGCAAGGTGGATTTGAATGAGCATATTACTCCCTTGCTCACACCGGAATCGAACCCTGCAGAGCCAACATTTACTCGCTTTAATCTCACTAGATTGATCTCTGCCAGCACTACAGAGAGCGCAACTGGTGTTGGAGTGCGTTCTTCTCTGTGGTTGGTAGCGAGTATTCATGTGCGTCTTATGACATGCATGAGTCACTAATAAGTGTCGGGAGAGTCGAGATTGGGAAACAAAGAAGTTGGAGCTATGAATTTATCGACGCAGCATAACTCAATGCGAGGGGGAGAAATGAAAAAGGGGAGCTGCTGGGCAACTCCCCTTTTGGACTATTTTTCGGTCTGGTAGATGTGCACATCGCGTTGTGGATACGGGATGCTGATACCTTCCTGATCAAACAGGAGCTTGACCCGTTCGGTAATGGCAAAATACACGCCCCAGTAGTCGCTTGTTTTGACCCACGGACGAACAGCGAAGTTGACGGAGGAGTCTCCCAGTTCGAGAACTTCAACTACGGGTGCCGGTTCATTGAGTATTCGTGGTTCTTCAGAGCAAATCTTTACAAGCAGTTCTTTGGCCTTGAGCAGGTCATCGTCATAACCGATTCCCATCACCAGGTCGACACGGCGAGTATCATTTGCCGTCACGTTGACAATGGTGTTGGAGAGGACCGACGAGTTGGGAACGACGACAATGCGGTTATCAGGCGTGGTCAATATGGTGTTGAAGATATTGACGGCAGTGACAGTGCCGGATTCGCCGGCAACAGTTACATAATCTCCCTTCTTGAAAAACTTCAGGAGGATGAGCATGACACCGGCTGCGAAATTCGACAGGGAGTCTTTCAGGGCAAGACCGACTGCGAGGCCTGCGGCACCAAGTACAGCGAGGAACGAGGTGACGTTGAGCCCAGCCTGTCCGAGAGCGGCAATGACAACGGCCGCCAGCATGACATAGTAGGCGATGTTTTTGAGAAATGTGAGCAGCGTTTGTTCAACATTGCCCTTGATCAGTACGCGCTGAAGTACGCCGGTGATGCTTTTGGCGATCATGCGACCAACGACGAATATGAGAAGGGCCAAAAGGATATTCAGGCCGTGTACCGATGCGAGCGTGATGCCTTTTTCTATCAACTGTTGGATGGTATCCGGATCAAGGTTCATAGTGCCTCCCTGGGTGGTTTATCAATACGGTAGTTCATAGCACGGTCTCAAAGGTTGAGGGAAGAGCGATTATGCGGAGCTTACTCCCCCCATTTTTTTGTCTCTTCCACGCGAATGTATTTTTGAAACGTGTAGAAAAATCCTGCCACTGCATTATAGAACCCGGCCTTGCCATCAAGAAGCCCAGCCTTCAGGAAGTAGATTTTTATGAATTTCATCCACCCATGCAGCAACGCACGTGTTAATCCGCCTTTACGCCCCTTGGCTCGAAGGTCTTCAGCACCCACTTCTGCATAATAATTGATCTTTGTGATGTGCTCCATGAATGATTCATAGGTGTAATGCATGATGTCACCCGTGAGCTTTTCGCTTTTCCCCGTGGGGGCGAAATGTTGATGCGGCCCTGAAGCGGTTATCTTTACTTGGCCATTCCTGAATACCCGGTAGAGATAGTCGGGGTACCAGCCGGAATGCTTCATGAATCTGTCGAAGTAGAAGGAACTGCGCGGTACGTAGTAACCGGAAACAGGCTCATTGGCTGAAAGCTTTTTGATGATATTGTCGCGCAGTTCGTCAGAAAGGTACTCGTCCTGATCAATGCATACCAGCCAGTCGTTTTTGATTTGGGGCAGGACAAAGGCATATTGTTTTACAGGACCGGGCCAGGGGTTGACCAAAACCCGTGCGCCGTGTTTTTCCGCTATCTCAACCGTGCTGTCAGTCGATCCGGAATCCACAACGATGATCTCATCGCAAAAGTCCAACGACTGAAGACATTTATCCAGTATCCTTTCACCATTATATGTCAGGACCAAGCCGGTCGCTGTTTCTCGCATAATTACATCTCCTTGATCGGGAAGTATGGTAACCAGTTCATGACGTTCGGTCTATTGAAAGATTGGCTAACATGAGCTCTGAGCAGGAGAAGCAGAGATAAAAAAAGGCCTCCCGTAAACGGGAGGCCTGATTGTTGGTAGTGAGACAGAGCTGTTTATTCGATTCCGGCTTCCACTTCTTCAGGGAGCGGGTCGTTGCAGTCTTTGCAAGGGAGGATGAGGTTCAGCACCACACCCACGATACCGGCCAGGCCGATACCGCCCAGCTTGACAATAACCAGATCGAAGTTCATGCCGCCAATACCGAAGACAAGGATGATAGCGACGATGGCCAGGTTGCGGGGCAGCATGAGGTCATTGCCTGCGCGGACCAGCGTATTGATGCCGATAACCGTGATGGCACCGAAGAGGAGGATCATGATGCCGCCCATGACCGGAACCGGGATGGTGCTCAGGAATGCGCCGACTTTGCCGAAGAAGGCAAGTCCGATGGCAGTGATGGCTGCCCATGTCATGATGGCGGGGTTGAAGGAGCGGGTCAGTGCCACTGCACCGGAAACTTCCGAATACGTGGTGTTCGGAGGGCCACCTAACATGGCAGCCAGCGATGTGGCGATGCCATCACCGAGCATGGTGTTCTGGATGCCCGGATCCTTTACGTAATCCTTTTTGGAGATGCTGCTGATGGCAAGCACGTCGCCGAAGTGTTCAATGGCCGGTGCAAGAGCAATGGGCACAATGAACAGAATTGCTTCAAGATTCCAGGTCGGGAAGGTGAAGTTCGGGATGGCGAGAATGGGTGCTTCAGCTATAGCTCCAAAACTGATCAGAGCCGGGGCGGTCCAGTTCTGCAACTGGCCCGGATCAAAAGAGGCCTGCATGGAAGCAGTGATGCCCGTAGCGTCAAGGACGATGGAAGAAACGTAACCGGCGGTGATACCGAGAAGAATGGGAACCAGTTTGAACCATCCCTTGCCAAGCAGGGAGGTCATGACTGTGGTTACCAGAGAAATACCAGCGATGATCATGGCGGTGTCATTGGGCACTAGCCAGGCAGAACCATCACCGGTTCGACCCATGGCCATGTGAACCGCAGCCGGAGCCAGGATAAGGCCGATGACCATGATGACCGGACCCGTTACCACGGGGGGTAGCACACGACGAAGCATGCCGGAGCCGTAGATGCGAATGAGAAAACTCAAAATAATGTACAGCACGCCAGCACCGACCAGACCACACATGGTGGAAGGAATGCCCCATGTCTGCACCCCGTAAATGATGGGTGCGATGAAGGCAAAGCTGGATGCCAGAAATACGGGTACTTTGCCTCGTGTGATCACCTGAAACGCCAAAGTACCGGCGCCGGCGGTGAACAGGGCCACATTGGGATCCAGTCCCGTCAGCAGCGGGACCAAAACCAATGCGCCAAATGCTACGAACAGCATTTGCGCCCCAAGCAGGGCGTCTTTCAGTTTAAAGTTATACTCAGTGGAATGAATCTCACTCATGCTAACCAACTCCTCTTCTGTTTTGACGACATCCCCCAACCGCACCAGGTTTCGCGGGAGGAGGATGTTTCGTAGTCGGCCACGTGGCCTGCGTAAATGCCCCCAAAAAAAGGCACGCTGTGAAGCGTGCCTTGCAACCTACTTGGTTCCGAATATCTTATCCCCCGCGTCTCCGAGACCGGGGATGATGTAGCCGATGTCGTTGAGTCTCTCATCGATAGCGGCAACGTAGATTTCAATATCCGGGTGTTTGCTCAATATCCTTTCAACGCCCTCTGGAGCAGCACAGAGGAACAGTCCCTTGATGGATTTGCAACCGGACTCCTTAAGGAGTTCGATGGTTGCTTCCAGCGTGCCGCCGGTAGCGAGCATGGGATCGAGGATAAGTGCAGTTCGCTCTTCCATCTGGCTGGCGAGCTTTACATAGTACTGAACCGGCTGCAGAGTCTCTTCGTCGCGGTAAAAGCCGACAACGGAAGCCTTGGCGCCGGGGATCATGTCGAATACGCCGTCCATCATGCCGAGACCGGCACGAAGGATGGGAACGACAGTTACTTTTTTTCCTTTGATGGAATCGACTTCCACATCTCCGGCCCAGCCCTGAACGGTTGTTTTTTCCGTTTCAAAGTCTTTGGTTGCTTCGTAGGTCAGCAGTCGAGTGATCTCGTTTGCCAACTGTCTGAAACGGCTGGTGGAAATGTCGCTTTTACGTAAGATGCCGATTTTATGGCGGATAAGCGGGTGGTCAACCACGTGTAATGCCACAGGTCTATCCCTCCTGGGAAAATTGTTGAAGCGTGTATTAATGAAGTATGTTTCAATTGCGTAAACTTCCCTTTTCTATTCTTATGACCGGTTCCGGTCAAGGATGAATTTTCACAATCAGCCATTCGCGCCCAATTTGAAATTTACTTTCCAATGATTCCCGGTATATCCTCCGCGGATGGATAATAAAAACACAGGCAGATGGGAACGAACCGTTTCCGCACAGGATATTGGTACGCGGCTCGACAAGTTTTGGGCACGTGAACTGGCGGAGACAGGCGTTTCCAGAGGCAAAGTCAAAAGCTGGATTGAATCAGGGCTGGCCACGGTCAATGGTGAAGTCGTTGACAAGGGCAAATATAAACTGGCCGGGTTCGACACGCTTGAGATCGGTGAGCTGCAGTCTTCAGGAGAAGATACTGCAGAAGCCATCCCCGGTGATCTGAAGATAGTATATGAAGATGACAATATAGTGGTTGTGGATAAAGCCGCCGGTGTCACCACGCATCCCGCACCGGGTGAACCGGATGCAACACTGGTCAATTATCTGCTTCACAGTTACCCGGATATGGCGTCGGCAGAATCCGGCATGGATGGTCAGCGCCCGGGAATAGTGCATCGACTGGACAAGGATACATCGGGTCTCATTGTCGTGGCGCGAAACGAAGCTGGCCGCCTTCGACTGTCTGCAGATTTTGCAGAGCGGAGTGTGGACAAGGTCTACTTGGCCGTGGTTCATGGCCGTCCCAAGAAAGCCGAAGGGGGTATTGATGCTCCCATCGGGCGGCACCCCACTCGCAAGACCCGTATGGCCGTGGTCGAAAAAGGGGGCCGAGAGGCGCGTAGCGATTATCGCGTCCTCTGGACCGGACCGCGAGGGCTGGCAAGTCTGGTCGCAGTCCGAATTCATACGGGCAGAACTCATCAGATTCGTGTGCATATGGCTCATATCGGACACCCTCTGGTGGGAGATGCCACCTATGGTTCACAGGAAGATGCGGTCTGGAAGCGACGCGACGACAAACTGGCTCAACTCGGGCCACGACAAATGCTCCATGCATTTCATATTTCTTTCACCCATCCACAGACGAAAGAACGGCTGACCTTCTGGCAAACACCGCCTGAAGATATTCTGTCGCTCCTCCAGGGGCTGTATCGTGAATGCCTCCGTGTGGGGATTGTCGGGATGCCGGGTTCAGGAAAGTCGACGGTGGTCAATTCTCTGCGGAAACAAGCGCATCCGACATTCAGCGCCGATGAATCCGTGGCGAAACTCTACGAAGCCGGAGGCGATGGGGCTGACATGATTGCCCAGCGCTTTGGCAACCAGTTCAGCCACGAAGACGGCAGCGTTGACAAGGCAAAGCTCTTTTCGGCCATGTGTGATTCTGAGAATCTGCGTCGGGAAGTCATGGACATGGTCCATCCCATGGTTCGACATGAGTGCGAACTGTTCTTCCGGGCGCACCGTGACACTTCGGTAGCGTATGCCGAAGTGCCTTTGCTACTGGAAGGGGGGTGGCACAAGACCGGCCAGGTCGATGTGGTTGCAGGTGTTCGTTGCCCAGAGGAAATGCGTACAGGCGACCTGCGGCGTCAACGAGGTCTGTCGCGTGAAATGCTGGCCGTATTCGATTCATGGCAGTGGCCCGAGCAGGATAAGCTCGCGGCATGTGATATGGTCGTGGAAAATAGCGGCTCACTGGAAGACCTTGAACAGGAAACGCGCCGTTTGCACGAGTGGGCGACAGCACGCTTTACCGAGCGCAATGCCGAATTTGCCAAGTGGCTCGATGAACTGTGGCCTCGGTTGGCCCAGGAATTTGCAGGGGAGGGAGACAAGGCATGATTCCACTTCGGGACAATGTGCCGCGTGTGACCATGCCTGTTGCAGTCATGGCGATCATCGCGATCAATGTCCTTGCATTCATGTACAGCAAATCACTCGATTTTCGGGAGATGGTCTACCTGTATCATCTTTTTGGGGTCGTCCCCGCTCGATTCTTTGAGCCCGAGTGGGCTCTCTGGGCCGGATATCCGCAGACCATCGGCTGGCCTTTTGTCACGTACATGTTTTTGCACAGTGGATGGATGCACATCATCCTGAACATGTGGATGTTGTGGTTGTTTGGTGACAACATCGAGGATGTCACCGGCCATTGGCAGTTTGTGGTTTTTTATCTGACGTGCGGATTGGCTGCCGTGGCCCTGCACATGGTATTCGAGCAGGCATCCTCCCTGCCGATCATCGGGGCATCCGGCGCAGTTGGCGGTGTGATGGGTGCCTATGTCATGCTGTATCCGCATGGGCGTGTGCTGACCCTGGTTCCGATCATCATCATACCGCTGATACTCAGGGTGCCGTCCTACCTCTTTCTTGGAATATGGTTTTTGTCACAGGTGGTGTCGGGGTTGATGTCGTCAAAAATGCAGGCGGCAAGCGGCGTTGCCTGGTGGGCGCATGTTGGTGGTTTTCTGGCAGGGATGATTCTCATCCATCTGTTTCGACGTCCTGGTCATTGCCGGTACTGTTTCAATCCGACAACAGCGGACTACGAGCCGGAAGAGTTGGAAGAAGACAATCGTTTCTGAAGATTCCACGCTTCCACGAGTTCTGCTACCGCCGGAGGGACCATGGATTGCCAGTCGCGGTCATCTCGTATGGCCTGGCGAACGTCGGTCCCTGAAATGCCTTTTTCGGATGGGGACCGTTCCCACATGACGTGCGTTTTCAAACCGAGGTCACGGAGCCGCTGCTCTTTTTCTCGTCCCCAGTCATCATATATAGTCAGGTAGTATATAGCATCGGCTGGCGCAGTCTCCCGGAGCAGGTCCGGCTTGCATATGGGAAACGGGACCACGGAGTACTCGTGATCCCGCAAACCGACTTCATTGAAAGCTGCAACGATCATCGCCTTTCGTTCTTCAAAGGTCAGCGGATTGTTCATCGGTTCAGAGCGTTCCGGGTTGGATGCCTCTTCGTCGATGGTGTCCGGCGTCGGATTGGTGATGCCGACAATCAGGTGGTCGCATAACCGTTTTCCGGCCATCAGGTACTTTAGATGGTCATTGTGCAGTACCTGAAATCTTCCGTGTATGAAGCCGATGGGGTGTTGCATTTATTCGTCTTCTTTTTCTTCTTCCCGTGGCTGAATGATGAACGGATCGTAATCTCCAGGCCAGAATTCCTGTGCCAGGGGCGAGTCGTGGATGCCAGCCAAACGGGCCCGGTCGAGATAGTTGAGTATCATGTGCATGATCTCGTCCTGTCTCAGGCAGCTCAACGCGCCAGCACTCGTGCTCACCTCGTCGAATTTGTCGATGGTGTCGCGACGCACGCCTTCACCCACAAACATGACCGGCACCGGTTCACCGGAGTGAATCAGCTTGCCGCTGCTGGGTGTGGAGTGGTCAGCAGTGACTACCAGAAGGACATCATCGTCGTACAGAAGTGGCTCAATGGCCTGGCTCAATCCTTTGTCCAACGATTCGATCGCACGCACTTTGCCTTTGGGGCTTTTGGTGTGCGCTGCCTGATCCGGGGCCTTGGTGTGAACATGGATGAACTCGTAGTCCTCCAGTCTGGTGGCGGCATATTCGAGGCGCTTGGCAATATCCTTGCCCGGATCGCGGGTGTCGCGCACCTTGTGGAAATCCATGCCGAGGAATTTCGCCATACCGCCATACATGTGGCCGCTGGCTATGGACAACGCCCGCATGCCGTACCTGTTCCCCATGGATACGCGAGGGCACATGCGGCCAGCACGCTGGGTCACGATGCCGTTGATCGGCGGAAGTGTTTGGCGAACGCGCAACTTGTTCTGTTCCACGGCGCTCAGGCGGTGGTAGGCCCAGGAGATGTAGTCCGTCAGCACTCTGGCTGTTCTGATGGCATCCGGGTCGTCACGGTGTGTTGCAAGCGGTCTGACCGCGGAAACGAAGCGGCCATCGACCATCGGGTTGGAGTCGGTGATGTAGGGTGATACGTCACCGTGCATGGTCAGCACACTGAACATGCCGCCGGTTTTATGCAGGCGAATGGTTATACCATCCTTTTCATAATGATCGGCAGCGGCATACAGGGCATCGATCTCGTCGGGAGTGCCACAAATGCGGTCGTATTTGAGAACAAGATAGTTCTCCAGAGTGGTCAGTACGCTGGTGAAGTGGGCCAGCATGGCGATATCGCCATCTTCCAACTCCACGTCAGCGCCGATGGCTTCGAGCACGCCGCGGCCGGGAAATTCACTTTTCGGGCTGCCGAACATGGCAAAATGTGCGTTTTCACTGGGTAGGGGTTGGCCGAGTTTGCCTGCATGGTACAAACCGGTGGATCCCATTGCTGCCAGGCGGTCGAGGCATGGTGTTTCAGCAGCCTGGAGTGGTGTCTGATTGTTGAGAAGTGCGTGCGCCCGGTCTCCCAGGCCATCAAGTAGTATAAGGACACAAGTCTTAGGCACGTCAGTCTCCCAGCTCGGCGCAACGAATGTCGCGCTGTTTTTTTAAACGATCTAGTATTGAGGTTGTCAATCGAATGCATAGTGTTTACATATACTGTTAACGGCTGTCACAATCAGGAGGAAAGCCCGTCACCATGCTTATCGATACCCATGTTCATTCCGATGTCTCGGATTGCAGTAGTATGCCCGTAACTCAGATCCTTGCCAATGCCCGTGCGTTGGGTCTGGATGGTGTCTGCATTACGGACCACGATTCCACCGATGTTCTGGCACAAATCGACGAAGGTTTCCAGTCCGATGGATTGCTCGTCCTGGTTGGGATGGAGTATACCACGCCCCAGGGTGATTTTCTGGTGTATGGCGATGTTGAGTCACTGCACCCCGGCATGGCGGCTGGTGCACTCATTGATCATGTTAATAGCATGGGTGGAGCCATCGTGGCCGCGCATCCTTATAGAGGATGGCGTCCCTCTGATCCTTCCACCATTATTACGCATCCTCCTACAGCGGTCGAAGTGGTGAATGGCCGCAATACCGAGGCGGAAGACACTCTGGCCGAAGCCCTGGCAGCCAAGCATGGATTCGTCCGGGTGTCCGGCTCTGATGCTCATTCACTTGATGAACTTGGCCGTTTCCCGATCCGGTTTACTCGCTCCATCTCCTGTCGCAACGACCTTGTGGAGGCACTACGCAGTGGACATTGCGCCCCGGGAGTCGGTCGTCTGGCCTTTGAGTCTGTTTCCTGACGCGTATTATCCTTTTTCGATACCATATGATGAAGCACCTTTTCGGAGGTGCTTTTGTTTTTGGGTTCTACAATGATAGTATGCGTTTCAGCCTCGAATTCGAGGAGAGAAGACACAGCCGACAAAAGCGTATATAAAGACAAAGTCTGGTAGTGAATGCCTGAAAGCTGCACGTTTTGGGCCTGTGGAAAAGTCTGTGGAAAAAGTTGCGCTAAATTGTTTTTGACATCTTGACAGTTTGATCAGGCTTCTTACCATTACACTCGGATTCAATAAAATTTCGTCGTTGATAAAGGAACGTACACTCAATGGAATACAAAGATTATTACAAGCTGCTCGGTGTTTCTCGGTCTGCATCAAAGGATGAGATCGCCAAGGCGTTCAAGAAGCTCGCGCGCAAGTATCACCCTGATCTCAATCCCAACGACAGTGTGGCCGAGACCAAGTTCAAGGAAATTAATGAAGCGTACGAGGTCCTGAAGGACGAGAAGAAACGCAAAATGTATGATCAGTTCGGTTCCAACTGGGAGCATGGACAGAACTTCCAGCCGCCGCCCGGATACGACAACGTCAATTTTGGAGGAGGCGGTTTCTCCCAGGGTGGCTTCTCGGACTTTTTCGAGACGATCTTTGGTGGTGCAGGTGGAGCCGGATTCAGAAGTGGTTTTTCGCAGGGTGGATACCAGCAGGGCGGATTCGGTGGCGGTGGCTACCAACAACGCCCCAGACGGGGAGCCGATTCCGAGGCTTCGTATGAGCTGTCTTTGGAGGAAGCATACCGTGGCGGGACTAAGTCCATCACCCTGCAGGAGCAGGTGAGCGGACCGGAAGGCATCCCTCGCATGACCACCAAGACCCTTGAGGTCAACGTGCCTGCGGGGATCAAGGACGGACAGAAAATCAGGTTGTCCGGTCAGGGTAATCCCGGTATGGCCGGCGGCTCCAAAGGTGATTTGTACCTGAAGATCAAGCTGATGCCGCACCCCATGTTTAAAGTGAAAGACACGGATGTGGTGCTTGATCTGCCTCTTGCCCCTTGGGAGGCGACCCTTGGAACAACGGCCAGAATCCCGACGCTGGACGGTGCCGTTGAGATGAAGATTCCCCCTGGAATCGGTTCCGGCAAGCGACTTCGCATCAAGGGTAAAGGGCTTGGTAGTGGAGCCAAAAAAGGCGACCAATATGTTCGGATCATGATCCAGGCACCGGATATTTTATCGAATGAAGAGCGTGAATTGTGGGAAAAGTTGCAGGAAGTATCAACCTTCAAGCCGAGAGAGTTTTAAAAAGAGGGTAGCATGACGACCAGACGACTCAGGGAAATGATGATGCAACTGCCCGGTCTCAACTTGCCGGAGCCTTCCGACTATGTTGCTTGGGCGCAATTGGTGGAATTGACATCCATACAACCGGGAGAAGTAGCAGAGCTGATCGAGCTGGGCTGGATCAGTCCGAAAAAGACCAGCGCCGATGAATACCTGTTTCGTTTGCGCGATGTGTACCGAATCCACAAACTCATGCGGCTCGTCAACGATCTCGACATGTCGTTCAACAGCGGCTCCATTGTTGTTGATCTGCTGGACAGGGTCGAAGAGCTCGAACAGGAAGTGGAAGAGCTTAAGCGCTTGGTTTAATTTTTTATAATAATCGCTTAAGGAGGTTCATTAATGGATCCCAATACTTTCACCAAAAAAACGCAGGATGCCGTTTCCGAAGCCCAGAGCATGGCTATTCGGAATGGGCATCAGCAAATAGACTGTGAACATCTGCTGCACGCCCTTGTGACGCAGGAGCAGGGACTTGTCCCGCAAATCCTGCGCAAGCTGGGTGTTGCCGCCGACGCATACCTTGGTGCCGTGGACGCGGAAATCACCAAGATTCCCAAAGTCTCCGGGCCGGGCGCACGTCCTGATCAGATTCTGGTAACCCAGCGTCTGCAAAAGGTGCTTGTGGCTGCCGGTGATCAATCCAAGCGCATGAAGGATGAGTTTGTCTCTGTTGAGCACGTTTTCCTGGCGCTCATGGACGAGCCGTCTTCCACAGGCGTAGGGCGGGTCAACAAGCAGTTCAACATCGACAAGGACAAGGTCCTGGCTGTGTTGAACGAGGTGCGCGGCAAGCAGCGTGTGACATCTGACAACCCGGAAGCCACCTATGATTCGCTCAAGAAATACGGGCGTGATCTGGTGGAGGAGGCGAGGTCGGGCAAGCTCGATCCGGTCATCGGCCGGGATTCGGAGATACGTCGTGTCATTCGCATCCTGTCGAGGCGCACAAAGAACAACCCGGTGCTCATCGGTGAGGCCGGTGTTGGTAAGACTGCCATTGCCGAAGGACTGGCCCAGCGCATTGTTGCCGAGGACGTGCCCGAAGGTTTGAAGGAAAAGACCGTATTCAGCCTCGATATGAGCGCACTCATTGCGGGTGCCAAGTATCGCGGTGAGTTTGAGGAACGCCTCAAGGCGGTACTCAAGGAGGTGCAGGAGTCTGCCGGACAGATCATCATGTTCATTGATGAGCTGCACACCATTGTTGGTGCAGGCAAGACCGACGGCGCAATGGATGCGGGTAACAT from Pseudodesulfovibrio profundus encodes the following:
- a CDS encoding mechanosensitive ion channel family protein; its protein translation is MNLDPDTIQQLIEKGITLASVHGLNILLALLIFVVGRMIAKSITGVLQRVLIKGNVEQTLLTFLKNIAYYVMLAAVVIAALGQAGLNVTSFLAVLGAAGLAVGLALKDSLSNFAAGVMLILLKFFKKGDYVTVAGESGTVTAVNIFNTILTTPDNRIVVVPNSSVLSNTIVNVTANDTRRVDLVMGIGYDDDLLKAKELLVKICSEEPRILNEPAPVVEVLELGDSSVNFAVRPWVKTSDYWGVYFAITERVKLLFDQEGISIPYPQRDVHIYQTEK
- a CDS encoding glycosyltransferase family 2 protein; this translates as MRETATGLVLTYNGERILDKCLQSLDFCDEIIVVDSGSTDSTVEIAEKHGARVLVNPWPGPVKQYAFVLPQIKNDWLVCIDQDEYLSDELRDNIIKKLSANEPVSGYYVPRSSFYFDRFMKHSGWYPDYLYRVFRNGQVKITASGPHQHFAPTGKSEKLTGDIMHYTYESFMEHITKINYYAEVGAEDLRAKGRKGGLTRALLHGWMKFIKIYFLKAGLLDGKAGFYNAVAGFFYTFQKYIRVEETKKWGE
- a CDS encoding uracil-xanthine permease family protein yields the protein MSEIHSTEYNFKLKDALLGAQMLFVAFGALVLVPLLTGLDPNVALFTAGAGTLAFQVITRGKVPVFLASSFAFIAPIIYGVQTWGIPSTMCGLVGAGVLYIILSFLIRIYGSGMLRRVLPPVVTGPVIMVIGLILAPAAVHMAMGRTGDGSAWLVPNDTAMIIAGISLVTTVMTSLLGKGWFKLVPILLGITAGYVSSIVLDATGITASMQASFDPGQLQNWTAPALISFGAIAEAPILAIPNFTFPTWNLEAILFIVPIALAPAIEHFGDVLAISSISKKDYVKDPGIQNTMLGDGIATSLAAMLGGPPNTTYSEVSGAVALTRSFNPAIMTWAAITAIGLAFFGKVGAFLSTIPVPVMGGIMILLFGAITVIGINTLVRAGNDLMLPRNLAIVAIILVFGIGGMNFDLVIVKLGGIGLAGIVGVVLNLILPCKDCNDPLPEEVEAGIE
- the upp gene encoding uracil phosphoribosyltransferase; this translates as MALHVVDHPLIRHKIGILRKSDISTSRFRQLANEITRLLTYEATKDFETEKTTVQGWAGDVEVDSIKGKKVTVVPILRAGLGMMDGVFDMIPGAKASVVGFYRDEETLQPVQYYVKLASQMEERTALILDPMLATGGTLEATIELLKESGCKSIKGLFLCAAPEGVERILSKHPDIEIYVAAIDERLNDIGYIIPGLGDAGDKIFGTK
- the coaE gene encoding dephospho-CoA kinase (Dephospho-CoA kinase (CoaE) performs the final step in coenzyme A biosynthesis.), coding for MDNKNTGRWERTVSAQDIGTRLDKFWARELAETGVSRGKVKSWIESGLATVNGEVVDKGKYKLAGFDTLEIGELQSSGEDTAEAIPGDLKIVYEDDNIVVVDKAAGVTTHPAPGEPDATLVNYLLHSYPDMASAESGMDGQRPGIVHRLDKDTSGLIVVARNEAGRLRLSADFAERSVDKVYLAVVHGRPKKAEGGIDAPIGRHPTRKTRMAVVEKGGREARSDYRVLWTGPRGLASLVAVRIHTGRTHQIRVHMAHIGHPLVGDATYGSQEDAVWKRRDDKLAQLGPRQMLHAFHISFTHPQTKERLTFWQTPPEDILSLLQGLYRECLRVGIVGMPGSGKSTVVNSLRKQAHPTFSADESVAKLYEAGGDGADMIAQRFGNQFSHEDGSVDKAKLFSAMCDSENLRREVMDMVHPMVRHECELFFRAHRDTSVAYAEVPLLLEGGWHKTGQVDVVAGVRCPEEMRTGDLRRQRGLSREMLAVFDSWQWPEQDKLAACDMVVENSGSLEDLEQETRRLHEWATARFTERNAEFAKWLDELWPRLAQEFAGEGDKA
- a CDS encoding rhomboid family intramembrane serine protease, with the translated sequence MIPLRDNVPRVTMPVAVMAIIAINVLAFMYSKSLDFREMVYLYHLFGVVPARFFEPEWALWAGYPQTIGWPFVTYMFLHSGWMHIILNMWMLWLFGDNIEDVTGHWQFVVFYLTCGLAAVALHMVFEQASSLPIIGASGAVGGVMGAYVMLYPHGRVLTLVPIIIIPLILRVPSYLFLGIWFLSQVVSGLMSSKMQAASGVAWWAHVGGFLAGMILIHLFRRPGHCRYCFNPTTADYEPEELEEDNRF
- a CDS encoding adenylyltransferase/cytidyltransferase family protein, with product MQHPIGFIHGRFQVLHNDHLKYLMAGKRLCDHLIVGITNPTPDTIDEEASNPERSEPMNNPLTFEERKAMIVAAFNEVGLRDHEYSVVPFPICKPDLLRETAPADAIYYLTIYDDWGREKEQRLRDLGLKTHVMWERSPSEKGISGTDVRQAIRDDRDWQSMVPPAVAELVEAWNLQKRLSSSNSSGS
- a CDS encoding alkaline phosphatase family protein; translated protein: MPKTCVLILLDGLGDRAHALLNNQTPLQAAETPCLDRLAAMGSTGLYHAGKLGQPLPSENAHFAMFGSPKSEFPGRGVLEAIGADVELEDGDIAMLAHFTSVLTTLENYLVLKYDRICGTPDEIDALYAAADHYEKDGITIRLHKTGGMFSVLTMHGDVSPYITDSNPMVDGRFVSAVRPLATHRDDPDAIRTARVLTDYISWAYHRLSAVEQNKLRVRQTLPPINGIVTQRAGRMCPRVSMGNRYGMRALSIASGHMYGGMAKFLGMDFHKVRDTRDPGKDIAKRLEYAATRLEDYEFIHVHTKAPDQAAHTKSPKGKVRAIESLDKGLSQAIEPLLYDDDVLLVVTADHSTPSSGKLIHSGEPVPVMFVGEGVRRDTIDKFDEVSTSAGALSCLRQDEIMHMILNYLDRARLAGIHDSPLAQEFWPGDYDPFIIQPREEEKEDE
- a CDS encoding PHP-associated domain-containing protein yields the protein MLIDTHVHSDVSDCSSMPVTQILANARALGLDGVCITDHDSTDVLAQIDEGFQSDGLLVLVGMEYTTPQGDFLVYGDVESLHPGMAAGALIDHVNSMGGAIVAAHPYRGWRPSDPSTIITHPPTAVEVVNGRNTEAEDTLAEALAAKHGFVRVSGSDAHSLDELGRFPIRFTRSISCRNDLVEALRSGHCAPGVGRLAFESVS